One segment of Vibrio mimicus DNA contains the following:
- the mioC gene encoding FMN-binding protein MioC, whose translation MIHIITGSTLGGAEYVGDHLSDLLQEQGFDTKIHNQPNFSDIPAKGTWLIITSTHGAGEYPDNIQPFIQALQNTPPNTSALRYAVVAIGDSSYDTFCAAGKHAYHLLADIGAKPLANCFTIDIQEHPVPEDAAEAWLKRVINRF comes from the coding sequence ATGATTCATATCATTACTGGCAGCACCCTAGGCGGTGCGGAATATGTGGGTGACCACCTCAGCGATCTACTGCAAGAACAAGGATTTGATACCAAAATTCACAATCAGCCTAACTTCAGTGATATTCCGGCAAAAGGCACTTGGCTGATCATCACGTCAACACACGGTGCTGGCGAATACCCAGATAACATCCAACCTTTCATTCAAGCGCTGCAGAATACGCCACCCAACACTTCTGCGCTGCGTTATGCCGTCGTCGCAATTGGTGATTCCAGCTACGATACCTTCTGTGCTGCGGGTAAACACGCTTATCATCTTTTAGCTGATATAGGAGCAAAACCTCTGGCCAACTGCTTCACCATCGATATTCAAGAACATCCCGTACCAGAAGATGCCGCTGAAGCTTGGTTAAAACGCGTCATCAACCGCTTCTAA
- the mnmE gene encoding tRNA uridine-5-carboxymethylaminomethyl(34) synthesis GTPase MnmE, whose translation MTTDTIVAQATAPGRGGVGIIRVSGPLAAHVAQTVTGRTLRPRYAEYLPFTDEDGQQLDQGIALFFPNPHSFTGEDVLELQGHGGPVVMDMLIRRILQIKGVRPARPGEFSERAFLNDKMDLTQAEAIADLIDASSEQAAKSALQSLQGEFSKRIHTLVESLIHLRIYVEAAIDFPEEEIDFLADGKVSADLQTIIDNLAAVRREANQGAIMREGMKVVIAGRPNAGKSSLLNALSGKESAIVTDIAGTTRDVLREHIHIDGMPLHIIDTAGLRDASDAVEKIGIERAWEEIRQADRVLFMVDGTTTEATDPQDIWPDFVDKLPENIGITVIRNKADQTGEPLGICHVNQPTLIRLSAKTGQGVDALRQHLKECMGFSGNQEGGFMARRRHLDALERAAEHLAIGQQQLEGYMAGEILAEELRIAQQHLNEITGEFSSDDLLGRIFSSFCIGK comes from the coding sequence ATGACAACAGATACCATTGTCGCGCAGGCTACGGCACCCGGCCGTGGTGGTGTCGGCATTATTCGTGTATCAGGCCCACTGGCTGCCCACGTAGCACAGACGGTGACTGGACGCACGCTCAGACCCCGCTATGCCGAATACTTGCCTTTCACCGATGAAGATGGCCAACAGCTCGATCAAGGCATTGCGCTGTTTTTCCCCAATCCTCATTCATTTACCGGTGAAGATGTGCTTGAGCTGCAAGGTCACGGTGGCCCGGTCGTCATGGATATGCTGATCCGCCGTATTTTGCAGATTAAAGGGGTGCGCCCAGCCCGTCCCGGTGAATTCTCAGAACGCGCTTTCCTCAATGACAAGATGGATTTAACCCAAGCGGAAGCCATCGCAGACCTGATTGATGCCAGCTCTGAGCAAGCCGCAAAATCCGCGCTGCAATCACTGCAAGGCGAGTTTTCTAAACGCATCCATACCTTGGTGGAATCGCTGATTCACCTGCGCATCTATGTTGAAGCCGCAATTGATTTCCCAGAAGAAGAGATCGATTTTCTGGCCGATGGTAAGGTTTCCGCTGATCTGCAAACCATCATCGATAATCTTGCCGCAGTGCGCCGTGAAGCCAACCAAGGTGCCATTATGCGCGAAGGGATGAAGGTGGTGATTGCTGGGCGTCCTAATGCGGGTAAATCGAGCCTACTCAATGCGCTTTCGGGGAAAGAGTCTGCCATTGTCACCGACATTGCCGGTACCACCCGTGATGTTCTGCGTGAGCATATCCATATTGATGGGATGCCGCTGCACATCATCGATACTGCGGGACTACGAGACGCTTCTGATGCGGTAGAAAAAATTGGTATTGAGCGCGCATGGGAAGAGATCCGCCAAGCCGATCGCGTACTGTTTATGGTCGATGGCACCACCACAGAGGCCACCGATCCACAGGACATCTGGCCTGATTTTGTTGACAAACTGCCAGAGAATATTGGGATCACTGTGATCCGTAATAAAGCCGATCAAACTGGTGAGCCCCTTGGGATCTGCCATGTTAATCAACCTACCTTGATCCGCCTATCAGCCAAAACAGGCCAAGGGGTCGATGCCTTGCGTCAGCACCTCAAAGAGTGCATGGGTTTTTCAGGCAATCAGGAAGGTGGCTTTATGGCACGCCGCCGTCATCTCGATGCCCTAGAGCGAGCCGCAGAGCACTTAGCGATTGGCCAGCAACAACTTGAAGGCTATATGGCCGGAGAAATCCTCGCCGAAGAGCTGCGTATAGCCCAGCAACACCTTAACGAAATTACCGGCGAGTTCAGCTCCGATGATCTGCTTGGCCGCATTTTTTCATCATTCTGTATTGGGAAATAG